The Nycticebus coucang isolate mNycCou1 chromosome 10, mNycCou1.pri, whole genome shotgun sequence sequence GCCCTAGATGCTGATGAGAATTCAGGAATTCAAGTGAATATACATACAATTTACATCTTTTCCTCAAGCAAGCAAAGCctaatagaaaagagaaatatgaaaacaattcAATACAATACTTTAAAATTGAGTAAACATTACATAAAATTGGCAATCAATGTCTTAATGCATTCTGAGGGAGAAACAACTCCTTTCAACAGGAGATAGCAAAAAAGGCTCCAAAAATATAGATTTGACTGAGGCTTAAAAATAACCACAAAATATCTATAAACAAAAGTAGTAAACTAACACTAATAAGGAATAAAGGCAAGAAGGGCACACCACATTTGGACAGTAGTGGTACATTCCATAAATCtctataaataaatgcaaaaacataGTTCGTTTCCTCAACCAAAGACTTTGAAAACCATTGGGATTTGAAACATATGCTATTGCCAGGAGTGAAATGTTGAAGAATTGAGCAATGTAATACAATTTGTATCTTAGAAGATTAGTCTGCTATCAAGTAAAAGATGGATTAAAGAGACATAAAAGTGCCAATGGGAAAAATATCATAATGATATTAGGAGGAGTTGAGGGGagtaatgaaaatggaaaagagtCCTGAAGAAAGATTTGATGGGTCTGAATGTGTTCCATCTTGGAAtagatgaatagaaaaaaaaagaagaaaacttcaaggcttttggagaaaaataaagctacAGAGCAAGAGTTAGTACATGAGAGTGTAAGAATATAGAACTGATGATTTCTGCCAAGAAATGATGCAAACAGAATTGGACAGAATGTAGGTGTGAGTTatagaaagaataaaactaaaaataggagTTTTGGATTAGGAGAATGATAATGAAAAGCCATTGAGGAATAGATGAGTTACGTACAAATGCATGGATTCAAATAGCTTATCTTGCAACTGCAGGAAAGATTTCTTTGACAAAGTGCGTATGCAAAAAAGTCAAATGGACAAGAGTTGCAAAATAGCCCAGGAGTGAGAGGCTGATTTTACTCATCATGAGATTAGAGATTAAAGGAGGTCTGAATCTGAGACATGTCAACAATTTCCTGGCTATGGTGTTAGAATTATGGTACACGTGTGTGATTTTAGAGACTTCATATCttggaaaaacaggaaagaaggGGAATAATGAGGCTAGAACTCAAAATCTGAGCATGTGCTCTGTGACAATAAATTTCACATGATTCTAATAATTTTCAGGAATCTCTTGGGACACTAACTCCTCTCCCAAATTTCCCCAAAGAAGTGCTGTCCATGGAACAGGTCAATGAGACCGTGGTGAGAGAGTTTGTCTTCCTGGCCTTCTCCTCCCTGGCCcggctgcagctgctgctcttcGTCATCTTCCTGCTCCTCTACCTGTTCACTCTGGGCACCAATGCCATCATCATTTCCACCATTGTGCTCAACAGAGCCCTtcacacccccatgtacttcttcctcacTGTCCTCTCCTGCTCTGAAACTTGCTACACTTTTGTCATCGTGCCCAAGATGCTAGTTGACCTGCTGGCCCAGAAGAAGACCATTTCCTTCCTGGGCTGTGCCATCcagatgttttcctttctcttccttggcTGCTCTCACTCCTTCCTGCTGGCAGCCATGGGCTATGATCGCTACGTGGCCATCTGCAACCCCTTGCGCTACACGGTACTCATGGGACCTAGAGTGTGCCTGGGGCTAGTAGCCACTGCCTGTGCTGGTGGCTTCATTGTTGCACAGATCATCACATCCTTGATATTTCACCTGCCCTTCCACTCCTCCAACCATCTACATCACTTCTTCTGTGACATCTCTCCTGTCCTCAAGCTAGCTTCTCACCATACCCACTTTAGCCAGATTGTCATCTTCTCACTCTGT is a genomic window containing:
- the LOC128597505 gene encoding olfactory receptor 10K2, producing MEQVNETVVREFVFLAFSSLARLQLLLFVIFLLLYLFTLGTNAIIISTIVLNRALHTPMYFFLTVLSCSETCYTFVIVPKMLVDLLAQKKTISFLGCAIQMFSFLFLGCSHSFLLAAMGYDRYVAICNPLRYTVLMGPRVCLGLVATACAGGFIVAQIITSLIFHLPFHSSNHLHHFFCDISPVLKLASHHTHFSQIVIFSLCTLVLVIPLLLIFMSYVHIIFAILQFPSTLGRYKAFSTCASHLIVVTVHYGCASFIYLRPKSNYYSGQDALISVSYTILTPLFNPMIYSLRNKEFKAALRRAVGRAISLTQH